The DNA window ACACCGCCGGAAAATCCATCTTCGGCGCGATCGAGCAGAAGGTCGTACCCTATAAATACGAAGCCGCGCCGCTAACCGCCAAGACGGCGGCTGCCGGCTAACAGGTTCGGTTTATCCAGTTTTCGCTGGCTGTAGCCGTCGGGGAATTGCCCGCCAAGGCGCGTAAATGCGTCTTCGGCCTGTTCGATCAGCTGCGGTTCGCTGAAATCGGAAAAATTCTTCATGGCGACGCTTTCGTTAGACGCGACCATGTTGCGGGCGATCAGCACATATGACCGCGCCCCGAAATTGAAAATTTCGGTCAGCCTGTAGCCGATACCAGCCTTGGGGCTGACGCGCGTGACTTCGTCGTCGCCCGTTAACAGCCAGCGGGGGCGCACGCCGCCATTGGCGATCATCTCGGCCAGCTCGGCCGATTTTTCGCGTGCAAGTTCCTGCGCGGTATTGCCGTTTTTATTGATGACCAATGGGTCTGCGCCATGTTCCAGCAGATAGGCCGCGATCAGAAACTGGCCCGCGCGCGCGGCTTCGTGCAGCGGCGTAAAGCCGCTCATGTCGGTCACGTTGATAGTGATGCCGCGTTTCAGCAAATCCTTGACCATATGCAGGTGCCCGCGATAGGCGGCCTTGTGCAGCAGCGTTTCGCCGTTATCGGCAAGTGAATACAGGTCGCCGCCGCGGTCCAGCCACGCGGCCAGCCCCTGATAATTTCCGGCATCCAGCGCAGACATGGCTTCGGCGGCGATGGTCATGACGCCCCCTGCCCCGGCATGGGGAGTTTTTTCTTTTCCACCGCCGGCGCGGCATCGCCGCCCAGTTGCAGCAGCGCGTTGCGTGCGGCCTCAACCGCGACGCTGTCGGCCAGCTGCGCGAAAGTCTTCGACGACTGGCTTTCGGCGTTGGTTTCAAGGTTGCGGGCAATCTGCGTGTAAAGACCCGCGCTGAAATTGAAAATTTCGGTGACGCGGTAGCCAATCGCGGGCTTGTCGCTGACGCGCGCCACCTCGGCGGCATCCGTCAGTTTCCAGCCGTTGGCATCGGTCGCGGTCGCGGCCTCGGGCTGGGCGGCTTCCAGCTGCGGCAGCACGTCGCGGATCATGTCGGCGATGCGCGGATATTCCTTCAGCGCAACGTCGGCTCCGGTGTTCATGTTGCCGTTGGTCAGTTCGCGGTTCGCGCCTGCATCCAGCAAAAGGCGCACGATGTCGCCGAAGCCTTTTGATGCCGCGTGGTGCAGCGCGGAATTTCCCTTGCGGTCCTGCGCATCGAGATTTGCACCGCTGGCGATCAGCAGTTTCAGCATCTTCGGCGCGTTTTCGATGGCGGCACGGATCAGCGGCGTCACATTGTCGTCGTCTTTGACTTCCAAATCCGCGCCGCCCGCGATCAGGGCTTCGGCCGCCGCGAGGCGCCTGCCCTGCGCAGCCTGCAGCAATGGCTGGCTATCGCCGTTCTTCGGGTTCTCCGTCGTTGCCCCGTGTTCGATCAGCAGCGTGACCAGGTCTGCGCGGTTATGCACGACTGCCCAGCCGATAATGGTGTTGTAATCCCAGTCGGTCGAATAAGCGGCATTCACATCCGCGCCTGCCTCGATCGCTTCGCGGGCCTGTTCAATCGTCTTGCTGGAATAAGCGCAGCGGCCAAGGCGCGAAGTGGCGCGGTCTTTTTTGTTGAAGATGCTCATGGCGACGTTCCCGGCGCGGGCAGCGCGCGTTTTTGCAGGCCCGTGTCGGCGGGCTTGCCGCCCAGCGCCGCCAGCGCGTTGCGCGCGGCATCCAGCGCCGGGCTGTCGCGCAATTCGTCGAACAGCTTGATACTGTGGCTTTCGGCGTTCGTTTTGGTGTTCTGCGCGATATGGGTGTAAAGGCGCGTGGTGAAATTGAATGTTTCGGTCAGGCGGTAATTGATGCCCGGTTTTTCGGTCACGCGCGCCACCTCGTCATCGGCCAGCATCTGCCAGCCGGCTTCGGGTTCCGCGCGGGGCGGCACGCCGCGGATCATGTCGGCCAGGCGCGGGTAATCTTTTTCCGCCACATCGGCGGGGGTGTTCATGCTGGCATTCGTGATTTTCGCATCCGCGCCGTGATCCATCAGCAGCCGGGCGATATTCGCGTGCCCCGCCTGCGCCACGATATGCAGCGGCGTGTTGCCCTGGCTGTTGCGGGCGTTCAGGTCCGCGCCCTTTTCCGCCAGCAGTTGCAGGATATCGCCAAAGCCGTGTTCTGCGGCGTAATGAACGGGAGATTTTCCGTCGCCGTCGGGCCTCATGATATCGGCATGCGCTTCGATCAACATGCGCGCCATCTCGCGGTTTTTGTGGCTGAGCGCGCGGGTCACGACGGTATAGCTTGTCACGCCGCTGTTGTCGCCGTTCGGTTCCGCGCCGCGGCTGAGCAGGAAACGCGCGATATCGGTTATGTTTTCATTCACGGCGCGCGCCAGCGGGCGGTATTTGCCCTCGCCCGGCGCGTCTTCGACAGAAGCACCTTCATCGACAAGTTTTTGAACCTGCGAAAAGCTGCCGCGCAGAATGGCTTCGCGCAGCTTCTTGTTCAGCCTGTCCTGTTTGTTCCAGATGCCCATGGAGTCCCGTTTCGCTTGATCGGCAAAGTTTAGTCATAATCCCATCTGGAATCAACCTTCGTTATGCCAAATTTTTATACGTTATGGTATAATTATGGTAATTATACGCGCTTGTTTTTTGGGGCGGCTGATATAAACTGAAGCCCTGAAATCAAAAGGAAAACGTGACATGGCCAATCCTGTCGAAGACCGCGGCATCAGTTCCGCGCAGCACTACACATCGCCCGAGGGCTGGACCCCCGGCAACCTCGACTTCTTCATCGTGCCGCAACGGCAGTATAACGACGAAGATCACGCCGTTTGGCGCACCCTGTATAAACGCCAGAAAGAGATCCTGAAAAACCGCGCCATCGGCATGTTCATGGACAGCCTTTCGACGCTGGGCATCAACGAAGACAGCATCCCGTCCTTCGCGGAAGTGAACGATATTTTGATGAAGCGCACCGGCTGGCAGGTCGTCCCCGTCCCCGGCCTGATCCCCGACGAGCCGTTTTTTGAAATGCTGGCCAACCGCCGCTTCCCCGCCGGAAATTTCATTCGCAGCAAGGAACAGCTGGATTACATTCAGGAACCCGATGTGTTCCACGACCTGTTCGGCCATGTGCCCATTCTGGCCGACCCGACCTTCGGCGATTACATGGCGGAATACGGGCGCGGCGGGCTGAAGGCCGCGAAACTTGGCCATATCAACAAACTTGCGCGCCTGTACTGGTACACCGTCGAATTCGGGTTGAT is part of the Alphaproteobacteria bacterium genome and encodes:
- a CDS encoding ankyrin repeat domain-containing protein, with protein sequence MTIAAEAMSALDAGNYQGLAAWLDRGGDLYSLADNGETLLHKAAYRGHLHMVKDLLKRGITINVTDMSGFTPLHEAARAGQFLIAAYLLEHGADPLVINKNGNTAQELAREKSAELAEMIANGGVRPRWLLTGDDEVTRVSPKAGIGYRLTEIFNFGARSYVLIARNMVASNESVAMKNFSDFSEPQLIEQAEDAFTRLGGQFPDGYSQRKLDKPNLLAGSRRLGG
- a CDS encoding ankyrin repeat domain-containing protein, yielding MSIFNKKDRATSRLGRCAYSSKTIEQAREAIEAGADVNAAYSTDWDYNTIIGWAVVHNRADLVTLLIEHGATTENPKNGDSQPLLQAAQGRRLAAAEALIAGGADLEVKDDDNVTPLIRAAIENAPKMLKLLIASGANLDAQDRKGNSALHHAASKGFGDIVRLLLDAGANRELTNGNMNTGADVALKEYPRIADMIRDVLPQLEAAQPEAATATDANGWKLTDAAEVARVSDKPAIGYRVTEIFNFSAGLYTQIARNLETNAESQSSKTFAQLADSVAVEAARNALLQLGGDAAPAVEKKKLPMPGQGAS
- a CDS encoding ankyrin repeat domain-containing protein, with translation MGIWNKQDRLNKKLREAILRGSFSQVQKLVDEGASVEDAPGEGKYRPLARAVNENITDIARFLLSRGAEPNGDNSGVTSYTVVTRALSHKNREMARMLIEAHADIMRPDGDGKSPVHYAAEHGFGDILQLLAEKGADLNARNSQGNTPLHIVAQAGHANIARLLMDHGADAKITNASMNTPADVAEKDYPRLADMIRGVPPRAEPEAGWQMLADDEVARVTEKPGINYRLTETFNFTTRLYTHIAQNTKTNAESHSIKLFDELRDSPALDAARNALAALGGKPADTGLQKRALPAPGTSP
- a CDS encoding phenylalanine 4-monooxygenase, encoding MANPVEDRGISSAQHYTSPEGWTPGNLDFFIVPQRQYNDEDHAVWRTLYKRQKEILKNRAIGMFMDSLSTLGINEDSIPSFAEVNDILMKRTGWQVVPVPGLIPDEPFFEMLANRRFPAGNFIRSKEQLDYIQEPDVFHDLFGHVPILADPTFGDYMAEYGRGGLKAAKLGHINKLARLYWYTVEFGLIEEPQGLRIYGAGILSSPTESVFALDSDSPHRIRFNAKRILQTHYQIDDFQDNYFVINSFKQLFDETQPDYTPIYKELQDKPEYEAGTLLPTDDAITKGTGLYAIEADKRREERKKKK